A genome region from Streptomyces pratensis includes the following:
- the coaE gene encoding dephospho-CoA kinase, whose translation MLKVGLTGGIGAGKSEVSRLLARYGAVLIDADRIAREVVEPGTPGLTAVVEAFGPGILGADGSLNRPALGSIVFADPARLATLNAIVHPLVGARSAELERAAGPGAVVVHDVPLLTENGLAPLYDLVVVVDAEPATQLDRLVRLRGMTESDARARMATQAKREERLAVADLVVDNDGPMEDLEPQVRALWSELTARVAAN comes from the coding sequence ATGCTTAAAGTGGGCCTGACCGGCGGGATCGGCGCCGGCAAGAGTGAAGTGTCACGTCTGCTCGCACGATACGGAGCCGTGCTGATCGACGCCGACCGGATCGCCCGCGAGGTCGTCGAGCCCGGCACCCCCGGGCTCACGGCCGTCGTCGAAGCCTTCGGCCCCGGAATCCTCGGGGCCGACGGATCCCTGAACCGGCCGGCGCTCGGCTCGATCGTCTTCGCCGACCCCGCGCGCCTGGCGACGCTCAACGCCATCGTCCACCCGCTGGTCGGGGCCCGCTCGGCCGAGCTGGAGCGGGCCGCCGGGCCGGGCGCGGTCGTCGTCCACGACGTCCCGCTGCTCACCGAGAACGGCCTCGCCCCGCTCTACGACCTGGTCGTGGTCGTCGACGCGGAGCCCGCGACCCAGCTCGACCGCCTCGTACGGCTGCGCGGCATGACGGAGTCCGACGCCCGCGCGCGGATGGCCACGCAGGCCAAGCGCGAGGAGCGGCTGGCCGTCGCCGATCTCGTCGTCGACAACGACGGTCCGATGGAGGACCTGGAACCCCAGGTCCGCGCGCTCTGGTCGGAGCTCACCGCACGGGTCGCCGCGAACTGA
- a CDS encoding PAC2 family protein produces the protein MPDPQSLYEWEPKGLAVVDMALAQESAGLVMLYHFDGYIDAGETGEQIVDGLLETLPHQTVVRFDHDRLVDYRARRPLLTFKRDRWTAFESPNLELKAVQDATGAPFLLLSGPEPDVEWERFAAAVEQVVERLGVRLAVSFHGIPMGVPHTRPVGLTPHGNRTDLMPGHRSPFDEAQVPGSAEALVEYRLMQAGHDVLGIAAHVPHYVARSAYPDAALTALEAVTAATGLVLPSVAHTLRTEAHRTQTEIERQVRQGDEELVSLVEGLEHQYDAVAGSETRGNLVAEPVDLPSADEIGREFERFLAEREGDS, from the coding sequence GTGCCTGATCCGCAGAGTTTGTACGAATGGGAGCCGAAGGGCCTGGCCGTCGTCGACATGGCGCTCGCCCAGGAATCGGCCGGCCTGGTCATGCTCTACCACTTCGACGGGTACATCGACGCGGGCGAGACCGGTGAGCAGATCGTCGACGGCCTGCTCGAGACGCTGCCGCACCAGACCGTGGTCCGCTTCGACCACGACCGGCTCGTCGACTACCGGGCGCGCCGCCCGCTGCTGACCTTCAAGCGTGACCGGTGGACGGCGTTCGAGTCGCCCAACCTGGAGCTGAAGGCCGTGCAGGACGCGACGGGTGCGCCGTTCCTGCTGCTCTCCGGACCGGAGCCCGACGTCGAGTGGGAGAGGTTCGCCGCCGCCGTGGAACAGGTCGTGGAGAGGCTCGGTGTCCGCCTCGCGGTCAGCTTCCACGGCATCCCCATGGGCGTCCCGCACACTCGTCCCGTAGGCCTCACCCCGCACGGCAACCGAACAGACCTGATGCCGGGCCACCGCAGCCCGTTCGACGAGGCGCAGGTCCCCGGTTCCGCCGAGGCGCTCGTGGAGTACCGGCTGATGCAGGCCGGCCACGACGTCCTGGGCATCGCCGCCCACGTGCCGCACTACGTCGCCAGGTCCGCCTACCCGGACGCCGCGCTCACCGCCCTGGAGGCGGTCACCGCGGCTACCGGGCTGGTGCTGCCGAGCGTCGCGCACACCCTGCGTACGGAGGCGCACCGCACCCAGACCGAGATCGAGCGGCAGGTCCGGCAGGGTGACGAGGAGCTCGTCTCGCTCGTCGAAGGGCTGGAGCACCAGTACGACGCGGTCGCGGGATCCGAGACCCGGGGCAACCTCGTCGCGGAGCCGGTCGACCTGCCGTCGGCGGACGAGATCGGCCGCGAGTTCGAACGCTTCCTCGCGGAACGTGAGGGCGATTCCTGA
- a CDS encoding right-handed parallel beta-helix repeat-containing protein, with translation MRTRTLIPALLTASLAAGALPFTAGSAQAATVVDVSTAAQLKAALASAAPGGTIRLADGTYTGNFKATVPATSAARITLTGSSAAVLTAGGGYGLHLNGASYWTVRGLTVTGGQKGIVTDAAAGVVIDSVTVHGLDMEGVHFRKSSRSGILRNSWIHDTGHDGRGMGEGVYVGSAGDLTDRSDDAQIIGNTIGPGVGGENIDIKEGTTGARIIGNTFDGSGLTGANYDDSWVDVKGNDVLVEGNKGVRTTNNGYETHTQQSGWGCGTVFRNNASDLTGATGGAQLAVNVTNRSASCLTTVYATNTVTGGKGLTNIAVTP, from the coding sequence ATGCGCACCCGCACGCTGATCCCCGCCCTTCTGACCGCCTCACTCGCCGCCGGCGCCCTTCCCTTCACGGCGGGGTCCGCCCAGGCTGCCACGGTCGTCGACGTGAGCACCGCCGCCCAGCTGAAGGCAGCCCTCGCGTCCGCTGCTCCGGGTGGCACCATCCGGCTCGCCGACGGGACGTACACCGGCAACTTCAAAGCGACCGTGCCGGCGACCTCCGCCGCACGCATCACCCTCACCGGATCCTCCGCGGCCGTCCTGACCGCGGGTGGCGGCTACGGCCTGCACCTGAACGGAGCGTCGTACTGGACGGTGCGCGGCCTCACGGTCACGGGCGGCCAGAAGGGCATCGTGACCGACGCGGCGGCCGGCGTCGTCATCGACTCGGTGACCGTGCACGGCCTCGACATGGAGGGCGTCCACTTCCGCAAGTCCAGCCGGAGCGGCATCCTGCGGAACTCCTGGATCCACGACACCGGCCACGACGGCCGGGGCATGGGCGAGGGCGTCTACGTGGGGTCGGCGGGCGATCTCACCGACCGGAGCGACGACGCGCAGATCATCGGCAACACGATCGGCCCGGGCGTGGGCGGCGAGAACATAGACATCAAGGAAGGCACCACCGGGGCGAGGATCATCGGCAACACCTTCGACGGCAGTGGACTGACAGGCGCCAACTACGACGACTCCTGGGTCGACGTGAAGGGCAACGACGTGCTCGTCGAGGGCAACAAGGGTGTCCGCACCACGAACAACGGATACGAGACACACACCCAGCAGAGCGGCTGGGGCTGCGGCACGGTCTTCCGGAACAACGCCTCGGACCTGACCGGCGCCACCGGTGGCGCGCAGCTCGCCGTGAACGTCACCAACCGGAGCGCGAGCTGCCTCACCACCGTCTACGCCACCAACACGGTCACCGGCGGCAAGGGGCTGACGAACATCGCCGTCACGCCCTGA
- the rpsA gene encoding 30S ribosomal protein S1, producing MTSSTETTATTPQVAVNDIGDADAFLAAIDETIKYFNDGDIVDGVIVKVDRDEVLLDIGYKTEGVIPSRELSIKHDVDPNEVVKVGDEIEALVLQKEDKEGRLILSKKRAQYERAWGTIEKIKEEDGIVTGTVIEVVKGGLILDIGLRGFLPASLVEMRRVRDLQPYVGKELEAKIIELDKNRNNVVLSRRAWLEQTQSEVRQTFLTTLQKGQVRSGVVSSIVNFGAFVDLGGVDGLVHVSELSWKHIDHPSEVVEVGQEVTVEVLDVDMDRERVSLSLKATQEDPWQQFARTHQIGQVVPGKVTKLVPFGAFVRVDEGIEGLVHISELAERHVEIPEQVVQVNDEIFVKVIDIDLERRRISLSLKQANEAFGGDPASVEFDPTLYGMAASYDDQGNYIYPEGFDPETNDWLEGFEAQREVWETQYAEAQQRFEQHQAQVIKSREADEAAAAEGAAAPAGAAPAASGGSGGGGSYSSESADNSGALASDEALAALREKLAGGQS from the coding sequence TCAACGACGGCGACATCGTTGACGGTGTCATCGTCAAGGTCGACCGCGACGAGGTCCTCCTCGACATCGGTTACAAGACCGAAGGCGTCATCCCGAGCCGCGAGCTCTCGATCAAGCACGACGTCGACCCGAACGAGGTCGTCAAGGTCGGCGACGAGATCGAGGCCCTGGTTCTCCAGAAGGAGGACAAGGAAGGCCGCCTGATCCTCTCGAAGAAGCGCGCTCAGTACGAGCGTGCCTGGGGCACCATCGAGAAGATCAAGGAAGAAGACGGCATCGTCACCGGTACCGTCATCGAGGTCGTCAAGGGTGGTCTCATCCTCGACATCGGCCTCCGTGGCTTCCTCCCGGCGTCGCTCGTCGAGATGCGTCGCGTCCGCGACCTCCAGCCCTACGTGGGCAAGGAGCTCGAGGCCAAGATCATCGAGCTGGACAAGAACCGCAACAACGTGGTCCTGTCCCGCCGTGCCTGGCTCGAGCAGACCCAGTCCGAGGTCCGCCAGACGTTCCTCACGACCCTGCAGAAGGGTCAGGTCCGCTCCGGCGTCGTCTCCTCGATCGTCAACTTCGGTGCCTTCGTGGACCTGGGTGGCGTCGACGGTCTCGTGCACGTCTCCGAGCTGTCCTGGAAGCACATCGACCACCCCTCCGAGGTCGTCGAGGTCGGTCAGGAAGTCACCGTCGAGGTCCTCGACGTCGACATGGACCGCGAGCGCGTCTCGCTGTCGCTCAAGGCGACGCAGGAAGACCCGTGGCAGCAGTTCGCCCGTACGCACCAGATCGGGCAGGTCGTTCCCGGTAAGGTCACCAAGCTCGTTCCGTTCGGTGCGTTCGTGCGCGTCGACGAGGGCATCGAGGGCCTGGTCCACATCTCCGAGCTGGCCGAGCGCCACGTGGAGATCCCGGAGCAGGTCGTCCAGGTCAACGACGAGATCTTCGTCAAGGTCATCGACATCGACCTCGAGCGCCGTCGCATCAGCCTCTCGCTGAAGCAGGCCAACGAGGCCTTCGGTGGCGACCCGGCGTCGGTCGAGTTCGACCCGACCCTGTACGGCATGGCCGCGTCGTACGACGACCAGGGCAACTACATCTACCCCGAGGGCTTCGACCCCGAGACCAACGACTGGCTCGAGGGCTTCGAGGCGCAGCGCGAGGTCTGGGAGACGCAGTACGCCGAGGCGCAGCAGCGCTTCGAGCAGCACCAGGCCCAGGTCATCAAGTCCCGCGAGGCCGACGAGGCTGCCGCTGCCGAGGGCGCTGCCGCCCCGGCCGGCGCGGCCCCGGCTGCCTCCGGCGGCAGCGGTGGCGGCGGCTCGTACTCCTCGGAGTCCGCGGACAACTCCGGCGCCCTGGCGTCGGACGAGGCCCTGGCTGCCCTGCGCGAGAAGCTGGCCGGCGGCCAGAGCTGA
- a CDS encoding tetratricopeptide repeat protein, which produces MPENNPETHVIDFRAAEQLLAARDPRGAVKLLDSVIAAHPENTAARLLRARAFFAAAQLRPAELEFELVLEREPDNAFAHFALARTFQRAGRPEQATRHFRLAAALDPKPEYLQAARFDDRA; this is translated from the coding sequence GTGCCCGAGAACAATCCGGAAACGCATGTCATCGACTTCCGCGCGGCGGAGCAGCTGCTCGCCGCACGGGACCCGCGGGGTGCTGTCAAGCTGCTCGACTCGGTGATAGCCGCCCACCCGGAGAACACGGCGGCTCGCCTGCTGCGTGCCCGTGCCTTCTTCGCCGCCGCCCAACTGCGCCCTGCCGAGCTTGAGTTCGAGCTGGTCCTGGAGCGTGAGCCGGACAACGCCTTCGCGCACTTCGCCCTGGCCCGCACCTTCCAGCGGGCCGGCAGGCCCGAACAGGCCACCCGTCACTTCCGGCTGGCAGCCGCGCTCGACCCGAAACCGGAGTACCTGCAGGCCGCCCGCTTCGACGACCGGGCCTGA